In Campylobacter suis, the following proteins share a genomic window:
- the gltX gene encoding glutamate--tRNA ligase codes for MIVTRFAPSPTGYLHVGGLRTALYSYLYARANGGKFLLRIEDTDLKRNSEEAVIAIREAFEWCGLAYDGEVAYQSKRFDIYKEYVQKLLAEDKAYKCYMSKEELDELRAEQEARKERPKYDNRYRNFTGTPPEGIEPVIRIKAPESGEIRFKDGIKGDMKFNCTDILDDFIIARSDGTPTYNFVVVVDDALMGITHVIRGDDHLSNTPKQIVLYEALGFKIPEFFHVAMINGADGSKLSKRHGATDVMEYKRMGYLPEALLNFLVRLGWSHGDDEIFSMDDMLRYFDPHDINKSASTYNPSKLEWLNAHYIKSLPYERLAKDMLEFGVDFNAHPKGELLLNILRERAKTLIDMATAANSIINAPQTYDEKACAKFITPSALEILAKYAEILTLNLDAAGYEKITNEFLELNGLKLKDLAQALRVTLTGNSVSPSIFEVLEVLGSSEIKSRISKILKEKR; via the coding sequence ATGATAGTTACAAGATTTGCGCCAAGTCCTACTGGATATTTGCATGTCGGTGGGCTTAGAACTGCGCTATACAGCTATCTTTACGCAAGAGCTAATGGTGGAAAATTTCTACTACGCATCGAAGACACTGACCTAAAACGCAACTCAGAAGAGGCAGTCATAGCGATAAGAGAGGCATTTGAATGGTGTGGGCTAGCATATGATGGCGAAGTAGCGTATCAATCAAAGCGTTTTGACATATACAAAGAGTATGTTCAAAAGCTTTTAGCAGAGGACAAAGCATATAAATGTTATATGTCAAAAGAAGAGCTTGATGAGTTAAGGGCTGAGCAAGAAGCCAGAAAAGAGCGACCAAAGTATGATAACAGATATAGAAATTTCACTGGCACTCCTCCAGAGGGTATCGAGCCAGTCATACGCATAAAAGCCCCAGAAAGTGGCGAAATTCGCTTTAAAGACGGGATAAAGGGCGATATGAAATTTAACTGTACAGATATACTTGATGACTTTATCATCGCACGCTCAGATGGCACTCCTACATATAACTTTGTTGTTGTAGTAGATGACGCACTGATGGGCATTACTCATGTTATCCGAGGAGATGATCATCTAAGCAACACTCCAAAGCAGATCGTACTTTATGAAGCACTTGGCTTTAAGATACCTGAATTTTTCCATGTAGCGATGATCAATGGCGCAGATGGTAGCAAACTTAGCAAACGCCATGGTGCAACCGATGTAATGGAGTATAAGCGCATGGGCTACTTGCCTGAAGCACTTTTAAATTTCTTAGTAAGGCTTGGTTGGAGTCATGGAGATGATGAAATTTTTAGTATGGATGATATGTTGCGTTATTTTGATCCGCACGATATAAATAAATCAGCAAGCACCTACAACCCAAGCAAGCTTGAGTGGCTAAATGCCCACTATATAAAGAGCCTGCCTTATGAGAGATTAGCAAAAGATATGTTAGAGTTTGGAGTTGATTTTAATGCGCACCCAAAAGGCGAGTTGCTTTTAAACATCTTAAGAGAACGCGCAAAAACGCTTATAGATATGGCAACAGCAGCAAACTCTATCATCAACGCACCGCAAACATACGATGAAAAAGCTTGTGCAAAATTTATAACTCCATCAGCACTTGAAATCTTGGCAAAATATGCTGAAATTTTGACGCTAAATTTAGATGCTGCAGGATATGAAAAGATAACAAATGAATTTTTAGAGTTAAACGGACTAAAGTTAAAAGATCTAGCACAGGCACTAAGAGTAACACTGACTGGAAATAGCGTAAGTCCGAGTATATTTGAGGTGCTTGAGGTACTTGGTAGTAGCGAGATAAAAAGCAGGATAAGTAAAATTTTAAAGGAGAAAAGATGA
- a CDS encoding peptidyl-prolyl cis-trans isomerase: protein MIKKAIFASLMCGICLNAQMVNGIAAIVENEPITLFEVAKVKEQLKIDNVRALDLLIRDRLEQAQIKSLGIHTTPFEINDRVANLAKQNGMSVSEFRSQIESQGTKFIDFKSDIEKAILQEKLYKQIFADVGRNVNESAAKRYYQNNKSQFSSFESASITVFSSADVEKLMEQKSFGIKALSGVKAQTLNLNRENISPRLVVLIAATPEGSFTQPLQSQNGYDMFYINTKNGVYEPSFDEIKNDVINSMYQAEQEKVARDYFDKLRAKAKINMIRQ from the coding sequence GTGATAAAAAAAGCTATTTTTGCTTCACTTATGTGTGGAATTTGCCTAAATGCTCAGATGGTAAATGGCATAGCTGCGATCGTTGAAAACGAGCCGATAACACTTTTTGAAGTAGCCAAAGTTAAAGAGCAATTAAAAATCGATAATGTCAGAGCGCTTGATTTGCTTATCCGTGACCGCCTAGAACAAGCTCAAATCAAATCACTAGGTATTCATACAACACCTTTTGAGATAAATGATAGAGTTGCAAATTTAGCCAAACAAAATGGCATGAGTGTATCAGAATTTCGTTCGCAAATAGAAAGCCAAGGCACGAAATTTATAGACTTTAAGAGCGATATAGAAAAGGCGATACTGCAAGAAAAACTATATAAGCAAATTTTTGCTGATGTGGGAAGAAATGTTAATGAAAGTGCTGCAAAAAGATATTATCAAAACAACAAAAGTCAGTTTAGTAGCTTTGAAAGCGCTTCTATAACAGTCTTTAGTTCCGCTGATGTAGAAAAGTTAATGGAGCAAAAAAGCTTTGGCATAAAGGCTCTTAGTGGCGTAAAGGCACAAACGCTAAATTTAAACCGAGAAAATATAAGTCCACGCCTTGTAGTCTTGATAGCTGCTACGCCTGAAGGCAGTTTTACTCAGCCTTTGCAGTCGCAAAATGGCTATGATATGTTTTATATCAATACTAAAAACGGCGTTTATGAACCAAGCTTTGATGAGATAAAAAATGATGTTATAAACTCGATGTATCAGGCTGAGCAAGAGAAGGTAGCGAGGGATTATTTTGATAAACTTCGTGCAAAAGCAAAAATTAATATGATAAGGCAGTAA
- a CDS encoding MoaD/ThiS family protein has translation MVTVSFLGPIEFDDVKLEVSSLGELKDRLNEYDELALKEWLQICAVAVNDEVVTELETPLKDGDRVCILPPVCGG, from the coding sequence ATGGTAACAGTATCTTTTTTAGGACCGATAGAATTTGATGATGTAAAACTTGAAGTTTCAAGTCTTGGCGAGCTAAAAGATAGACTAAATGAGTATGATGAGCTTGCGTTAAAAGAGTGGCTTCAAATTTGTGCTGTTGCTGTAAATGATGAGGTTGTTACCGAGCTTGAAACGCCTTTAAAAGATGGCGATAGGGTTTGTATCTTACCACCAGTTTGTGGAGGTTAA
- a CDS encoding molybdopterin synthase catalytic subunit: protein MEIYNGSLDICEIQNRWYNDVCDKNCGALITFVGIVREEGGISALSFDIYEPILKKWLDGWSQRAKKEGAFVLFAHSRGDVAVHTSSYIAGVVSPQRKVALKLINEFVEDFKASAPIWKYDVIDGKRIYAKERSHTINGAGILA, encoded by the coding sequence ATGGAAATTTATAATGGAAGTTTAGATATCTGTGAGATACAAAATCGTTGGTATAACGATGTTTGCGATAAAAACTGTGGAGCGCTTATAACATTTGTGGGTATCGTGCGAGAAGAGGGCGGAATTTCAGCGCTTAGTTTTGATATTTATGAACCTATACTTAAAAAATGGCTTGATGGCTGGAGCCAGAGAGCTAAAAAAGAGGGGGCATTTGTTCTTTTTGCTCACTCTCGCGGTGATGTTGCTGTGCATACTAGCTCATATATAGCAGGCGTAGTAAGCCCACAGAGAAAGGTTGCTTTAAAGCTAATAAATGAATTTGTCGAGGACTTTAAGGCTAGTGCACCTATATGGAAATACGATGTCATTGATGGTAAGAGAATTTATGCTAAAGAGCGAAGCCATACTATAAATGGTGCAGGAATTTTAGCGTAG
- the yedE gene encoding YedE family putative selenium transporter gives MDTIKWYVAAGAALGGLGALLVFLGNPANMGICAACFLRDSAGALGLHNVGALQYLRPEIIGLMVGGFLSSIFWTKEFLPSTGSSPFVRFFLGVFAMIGCLVFLGCPWRAFLRLGGGDMSAIAGVAGLVVGVFAGFNFKKLGYGLTKPSQISAGVGILPVAIGVLLLLALIFGLKAGENGALFSSTKGPGSMHASIFASFGIAVIVGILMQKSKFCSTGAFGSMFKGEFKMFSGVLSIIVFASIVNLALGQYKFGFEDQPIAHNQTIWNFLGMVLAGLCFSLSEGCPGKHLVQMGTGNLSSAIFVIGMTAGAAFAHNFMLASSPKGITPFAPYALAVGFIFAVYVGVFNKKRE, from the coding sequence ATGGATACTATAAAATGGTATGTTGCTGCTGGTGCAGCTCTTGGTGGACTTGGTGCCCTCTTAGTCTTTCTTGGTAACCCAGCAAATATGGGTATATGCGCTGCTTGCTTTTTGCGCGACTCGGCTGGAGCGCTTGGTCTTCATAATGTTGGCGCACTTCAATATCTTCGCCCAGAGATCATCGGGCTAATGGTTGGAGGTTTTTTATCAAGCATTTTTTGGACAAAAGAATTCTTACCATCAACTGGCTCATCGCCGTTTGTGCGCTTTTTTCTAGGTGTTTTTGCGATGATAGGCTGCCTTGTATTTTTAGGCTGCCCGTGGCGAGCATTTTTACGACTTGGTGGCGGCGATATGAGTGCAATCGCTGGTGTGGCTGGACTTGTTGTTGGTGTTTTTGCTGGATTTAATTTTAAAAAGCTAGGATACGGCTTAACTAAGCCAAGCCAAATTTCAGCTGGAGTTGGAATTTTGCCTGTGGCTATAGGAGTTTTGCTACTTTTAGCTCTTATTTTCGGGCTTAAAGCAGGCGAAAATGGCGCACTTTTTAGCTCTACAAAAGGTCCTGGCTCTATGCATGCTAGCATATTTGCATCATTTGGGATCGCTGTCATTGTTGGTATCTTAATGCAAAAGAGTAAATTTTGCAGCACTGGAGCGTTTGGTTCGATGTTTAAAGGCGAGTTTAAGATGTTTAGCGGAGTGCTTAGTATCATAGTTTTTGCAAGTATCGTAAATTTAGCACTTGGTCAGTATAAATTTGGTTTTGAAGACCAGCCCATAGCACACAATCAAACCATCTGGAATTTCCTTGGTATGGTACTAGCTGGACTTTGCTTTAGTCTTAGTGAGGGTTGCCCTGGAAAGCACTTGGTTCAAATGGGTACAGGAAATTTAAGCTCGGCTATATTTGTTATAGGCATGACTGCTGGCGCTGCGTTTGCGCATAACTTTATGCTGGCTAGCTCACCAAAAGGTATCACGCCTTTTGCGCCTTACGCGCTTGCTGTTGGTTTTATATTTGCAGTTTATGTGGGAGTATTTAACAAGAAAAGAGAGTAA
- a CDS encoding molybdopterin molybdotransferase MoeA, with protein sequence MKEWASYQDTLDVLKSTINSWDRVQKVAITEVLDRHIAHDVIAEQNYPAQELSAMDGYAFKWQDGLSELELMTDLPAGSDKGLVVSGTKCVKTFTGSLMSEGTDTLIPVENVEVVGTKVIIKKPVAKGFSVREVGESYKKGEILIKKGTRLNYAEIALLAELGYFHISVFVRPRVAILATGSEIRDLGEALENPAQIHSSNHIALAMMMRKMGAEPVVCEIVKDKPELVKEAITNALKTADVLVTTGGVSMGDYDFVKTTLNENFSIIIDGAGIKPGRHIKVAKSGEKYIFALPGFPYSAMVMCVLYVRVLLDAWLHEQTPRMLKAIIDENYTKRSPFLEFTAVNLVQKDGVSHVNLSGKKLGSSAIVNNLTSGAALLVVPKETELISKGELVDILLMV encoded by the coding sequence ATGAAAGAGTGGGCAAGCTATCAAGATACGCTAGATGTTTTAAAAAGTACCATAAATTCGTGGGATAGAGTGCAAAAAGTAGCTATAACTGAGGTGCTTGATAGACATATCGCACACGATGTCATAGCAGAGCAAAACTACCCAGCACAAGAGCTTTCAGCTATGGATGGCTATGCGTTTAAGTGGCAAGATGGTTTAAGCGAGCTAGAGTTAATGACTGATTTGCCTGCTGGTAGCGATAAAGGGCTTGTGGTAAGCGGCACAAAGTGCGTTAAAACATTTACTGGCTCGCTTATGAGCGAAGGTACTGATACTCTTATACCAGTTGAAAATGTTGAGGTTGTGGGTACGAAAGTTATCATTAAAAAACCAGTAGCCAAAGGGTTTTCTGTGCGAGAAGTTGGTGAAAGTTATAAAAAGGGTGAAATTTTGATAAAAAAAGGCACTCGTCTAAATTATGCTGAGATAGCACTTTTAGCTGAGCTTGGCTACTTTCATATCAGTGTTTTTGTACGCCCAAGAGTTGCGATACTTGCGACTGGAAGCGAGATAAGAGACCTTGGCGAGGCATTAGAAAATCCAGCACAAATTCATAGCTCAAACCATATCGCTCTTGCGATGATGATGCGTAAAATGGGCGCTGAGCCAGTGGTTTGTGAGATTGTTAAAGATAAACCAGAGCTTGTCAAAGAAGCCATCACAAATGCCCTAAAAACAGCCGATGTGCTAGTGACTACGGGTGGAGTTAGTATGGGGGATTATGACTTTGTAAAAACTACATTAAATGAAAATTTTAGTATCATCATCGATGGCGCTGGTATAAAGCCAGGCAGGCACATCAAAGTGGCAAAGTCCGGAGAGAAGTATATCTTTGCCTTGCCGGGATTTCCATATTCGGCTATGGTTATGTGTGTGCTTTATGTACGCGTATTGCTTGATGCGTGGCTACATGAGCAAACACCAAGAATGCTAAAAGCGATAATTGACGAGAACTATACCAAGCGCTCGCCATTTTTGGAATTTACAGCTGTAAATTTGGTGCAAAAAGATGGAGTAAGCCATGTAAATTTAAGTGGCAAAAAGTTAGGTAGTTCAGCAATAGTAAACAACCTAACAAGTGGCGCTGCTCTTTTAGTCGTGCCAAAAGAGACTGAGCTTATATCTAAGGGTGAGCTGGTTGATATTTTGCTTATGGTTTAA
- a CDS encoding LysE/ArgO family amino acid transporter, producing the protein MAEIFINGALLCFSLIIAIGAQNLFIIQQGLSKNHIFWVCLVSFFGDCLVFGLGIFGVGGLAARSENFAILLGISGILFLLWYGINCLISALRGTSFAKISNAQPKPLKVTIAKTIAVSLLNPHVWIDAFIVVGGFGASMASYERPWFFAGTVSASLIWFFSLGYAAAGLSKFFKNARAWQILDSLIAAMMFYMVYLLAIFVLDKF; encoded by the coding sequence ATGGCTGAAATTTTTATCAATGGTGCGCTTTTATGCTTTTCACTGATAATCGCCATCGGCGCACAAAATCTTTTCATAATCCAGCAAGGACTATCTAAAAACCATATCTTTTGGGTCTGTTTGGTCTCGTTTTTTGGAGACTGTCTTGTGTTTGGACTTGGTATATTTGGCGTTGGAGGGCTGGCGGCTAGGAGCGAAAATTTTGCTATTTTGCTTGGGATAAGTGGTATTTTATTTTTACTTTGGTATGGGATAAATTGCTTAATCTCAGCACTCCGTGGCACTAGTTTTGCCAAAATTTCAAACGCACAGCCAAAGCCACTAAAAGTCACTATAGCAAAGACCATCGCCGTAAGCCTGCTAAACCCTCATGTTTGGATAGATGCGTTTATCGTAGTTGGCGGCTTTGGAGCAAGTATGGCAAGCTATGAACGACCTTGGTTTTTTGCTGGGACGGTATCAGCTTCGCTTATTTGGTTTTTTAGCCTTGGATACGCAGCGGCTGGGCTATCTAAATTTTTTAAAAATGCGAGAGCATGGCAAATTTTAGATAGCCTAATAGCGGCAATGATGTTTTATATGGTTTATCTGCTAGCTATATTTGTTTTAGATAAATTTTAG
- a CDS encoding barstar family protein, whose amino-acid sequence MRYEIDLNAMREFAQISEFLRAIFSPICDDAGLNLDAIYDSLSSDKNGGKIVLKNTHVLTSFGKMGEALEDMLKTLDSECEQWSLDIEPSFLGTLRSVQINIQSGAISELFLQINERLIAILNENNNLKISQGKISTKNALNLALCNEFLGKQICSKNDISELFGKNGIEIKFADTSKTIFISATKQIPQMLDECLFIGIANLQVSK is encoded by the coding sequence ATGAGATATGAGATAGACCTAAATGCAATGCGAGAATTTGCTCAAATTTCAGAGTTCTTGCGTGCTATTTTTTCGCCTATTTGCGATGATGCTGGACTAAATTTAGATGCCATTTATGACTCACTAAGTAGCGATAAAAATGGTGGAAAGATCGTACTAAAAAACACGCATGTCTTAACAAGTTTTGGCAAAATGGGTGAAGCACTAGAAGATATGCTTAAAACTCTTGATAGCGAGTGCGAACAGTGGAGCCTGGATATAGAGCCAAGCTTTCTTGGGACGCTAAGGAGCGTGCAAATAAACATACAAAGTGGTGCAATAAGTGAATTATTTTTACAGATAAATGAGCGCTTGATAGCTATTTTAAACGAAAATAATAATCTAAAAATAAGTCAAGGTAAAATTTCAACCAAAAATGCCCTAAATTTAGCACTCTGTAATGAGTTTTTGGGTAAGCAAATTTGCTCTAAAAATGACATCAGCGAGCTTTTTGGTAAAAATGGTATCGAGATAAAATTTGCAGACACAAGCAAGACGATATTTATATCAGCAACAAAACAGATCCCGCAAATGCTTGATGAGTGCTTGTTTATCGGTATCGCGAATTTACAAGTAAGTAAATAA
- a CDS encoding ribonuclease domain-containing protein, with amino-acid sequence MSKNQQRLLLSLIFIVIAAINFLFFDGKNSDDKSIKTQQTSTKTQPSSITQNGSYTSKNDVASYIFTYKKLPQNFITKKQAIQLGWEASKGNLWSVAPGKSIGGDRFGNFEKKLPTAKGRHYIEADIEYKGGKRGAKRIVFSNDGLVFYTADHYENFEKLEQK; translated from the coding sequence ATGTCTAAAAACCAGCAAAGACTGCTACTTTCTCTCATTTTTATAGTTATAGCAGCTATAAATTTTCTCTTTTTTGATGGGAAAAATAGTGATGATAAAAGTATCAAAACCCAGCAAACTAGCACAAAAACACAGCCCTCAAGCATAACCCAAAATGGCTCATACACAAGTAAAAATGATGTGGCAAGCTATATTTTTACCTACAAAAAACTTCCTCAAAATTTTATCACAAAAAAACAAGCCATACAGCTTGGCTGGGAAGCTAGCAAAGGAAATTTATGGTCGGTTGCGCCTGGTAAGAGTATCGGCGGAGATAGGTTTGGTAACTTTGAAAAAAAGCTACCAACCGCAAAAGGTCGCCACTATATCGAGGCAGACATAGAGTATAAAGGTGGAAAACGCGGAGCAAAGCGTATAGTTTTCTCAAACGATGGATTGGTTTTTTATACAGCTGATCACTATGAAAATTTTGAGAAATTGGAGCAAAAATGA
- a CDS encoding NAD(P)/FAD-dependent oxidoreductase has product MIYDAIIVGGGASGLFLAANLKELNVLVLEKNRSAGNKILASGGGRCNITNKNISPKNYLGDENFISNSLNSLNYQDVLNFFGELSFSEQKSSQFFCDSGAKAVLKVLLSKIRAEILYNHEVISANKNGEIFEISCQNETIFKSKKLIIASGGISYKTLGVSDIGLNIAHKFGLKSVAFAPALVGFTVQKDEFWFKNLSGVSVKAEISLTTKVNKDKFCERKFSGDILFTHKGISGPVILNASLFWQKGQLSLNFLPNFSKKQLVQGKKQLSSVLPLPKSFVLEFLSVNGLKDAPYESFSQEQKDKILKLFDYSFAPAGTFGFERAEVCNGGVLTSGLDKNFQAKGVSGLYFVGEVLDVTGMLGGFNIHFAFASAKSVAHDILRT; this is encoded by the coding sequence ATGATATATGACGCTATCATTGTTGGCGGCGGGGCTAGCGGTCTTTTTTTAGCAGCAAATTTAAAAGAGTTAAATGTCTTAGTTCTTGAAAAAAATAGATCCGCAGGCAATAAAATCTTAGCCAGTGGTGGCGGTAGATGCAATATCACAAACAAAAACATAAGCCCTAAAAACTATCTTGGTGATGAAAATTTTATCTCAAACTCGCTTAATAGCTTAAACTATCAAGATGTCTTAAATTTCTTTGGTGAGTTAAGTTTTAGCGAGCAAAAAAGTTCGCAGTTTTTTTGTGATAGCGGAGCAAAAGCTGTTTTAAAGGTGTTACTATCAAAAATTAGGGCAGAAATTTTATATAACCACGAAGTTATATCAGCTAATAAAAATGGTGAAATTTTTGAAATTTCGTGCCAAAATGAAACAATCTTTAAAAGTAAAAAGCTCATCATAGCAAGCGGAGGCATAAGCTATAAAACGCTTGGAGTAAGCGATATAGGACTAAATATAGCCCATAAGTTTGGGCTAAAAAGCGTAGCATTTGCTCCAGCTCTTGTTGGCTTTACGGTGCAAAAAGATGAATTTTGGTTTAAAAACTTAAGTGGAGTTAGCGTAAAGGCCGAAATTTCACTTACAACAAAAGTGAATAAAGACAAGTTTTGTGAGAGAAAATTTAGTGGAGATATACTTTTTACACACAAAGGTATCAGTGGTCCAGTGATCTTAAACGCATCTTTATTTTGGCAAAAGGGACAACTAAGCTTAAATTTCTTGCCAAATTTTAGCAAAAAACAGCTAGTTCAAGGTAAAAAGCAGCTAAGTAGCGTCTTGCCTTTGCCAAAAAGTTTTGTGCTAGAATTTTTAAGCGTAAATGGTCTAAAAGACGCACCTTACGAGAGTTTTAGCCAGGAGCAAAAGGATAAAATTTTAAAGCTTTTTGATTATAGCTTTGCACCAGCTGGAACATTTGGATTTGAGCGCGCAGAGGTTTGCAATGGCGGAGTTTTAACCAGTGGGCTTGATAAAAATTTTCAAGCAAAAGGTGTTAGTGGACTTTACTTTGTGGGCGAAGTTTTGGATGTCACAGGAATGCTTGGTGGCTTTAATATCCACTTTGCATTTGCTAGTGCAAAATCCGTTGCACATGATATATTAAGAACTTAA
- a CDS encoding non-canonical purine NTP pyrophosphatase, whose translation MKIVLATSNKDKVKEIKEFLQEYEIYALSEIMKPFEIIENGTSFKTNALIKAQAVYDKICELNLQDEFVALSDDSGISVDVLDGAPGIYSARYSGENATDASNRTKLISELKAKNLTSTNAHYTACIAVSSKFGSYTTHGFMHGKAISEERGENGFGYDFMFIPNGFSKTISELDTQIKLEISHRSKGLELSRYILKALKRKFK comes from the coding sequence ATGAAAATCGTCTTAGCAACATCAAATAAAGATAAAGTAAAAGAGATAAAAGAATTTTTACAAGAGTATGAAATTTACGCTCTTAGTGAGATTATGAAGCCATTTGAAATTATAGAAAATGGCACAAGCTTTAAAACAAATGCACTTATAAAAGCACAAGCCGTTTATGATAAAATTTGTGAGCTAAATCTACAAGATGAGTTTGTGGCTCTTAGTGATGATAGTGGCATTAGTGTAGATGTTTTAGATGGTGCGCCAGGTATTTACTCAGCTAGATATAGTGGAGAAAATGCCACAGATGCGAGCAACCGAACTAAGCTAATCTCAGAACTAAAAGCCAAAAATCTAACAAGTACAAACGCACACTATACCGCCTGTATCGCAGTTTCAAGTAAATTTGGTAGCTACACTACGCATGGCTTTATGCACGGTAAGGCCATTAGCGAAGAAAGGGGTGAAAATGGTTTTGGATATGACTTTATGTTTATCCCAAATGGCTTTTCAAAGACCATAAGCGAACTTGACACTCAGATAAAGCTTGAAATTTCACACCGCTCAAAAGGGCTTGAACTCTCACGATATATCCTAAAAGCATTGAAACGAAAATTTAAATGA
- a CDS encoding MFS transporter has product MSKGVLPLSFIIGNRFFGIFVVLPVLSLYALKLDGANEFLVGVLIGGYAITQMIFQVPFGALSDKIGRKKTLCIGLIVFVIGSFICAQASGIYMMIFGRLLQGVGAIGAVATAMISDYTKEENRSKAMAIMGAFIGLAFSLSMVLSPVLSKSWGLSGLFYLSGALSIFCLILLFTVVPKEVKVVHVEEKVPFLKLIFEKDFLLISLTNLMQKMLTSIAFLAIPIILVNELGYAQAELWKVYATSTVFGFIAMGLGGFLGDGKGLSKAILLVGVVLFVAAYSLFAASNSVFIFVVGVVVFFVGFNLHEPIMQSCATKFVKAKQKGAALGVFNAFGYFGSFIGGVFGGYILHTKSMFELAVICVVLCVIWLFGLARLKDPRVFKNLYFENDIDLSALDGIRGIFDRTQNAKGAVVKFDSTLISEDKIKEILKS; this is encoded by the coding sequence ATGTCAAAAGGTGTTTTGCCACTTAGTTTTATAATAGGAAATAGATTTTTTGGTATTTTTGTGGTCTTACCCGTTCTTAGTTTGTATGCATTAAAGTTAGATGGGGCAAATGAGTTTTTGGTGGGGGTTTTGATAGGTGGTTATGCAATAACACAGATGATATTTCAGGTGCCATTTGGTGCGCTTTCTGATAAAATAGGGCGAAAAAAGACCCTTTGTATCGGACTTATAGTTTTTGTTATCGGAAGTTTTATATGTGCTCAGGCTAGTGGAATATACATGATGATATTTGGGCGTTTGCTTCAAGGTGTTGGCGCTATAGGGGCTGTAGCAACGGCTATGATAAGTGATTATACAAAAGAGGAAAACCGCTCAAAAGCGATGGCTATAATGGGGGCTTTTATAGGTCTTGCGTTCTCACTTTCTATGGTTTTAAGCCCTGTTTTGAGTAAAAGCTGGGGTCTTAGTGGGCTTTTTTACCTAAGTGGTGCACTTAGTATCTTTTGTCTTATTTTGCTTTTTACGGTTGTCCCAAAAGAGGTAAAAGTCGTTCATGTTGAAGAAAAAGTACCATTTTTAAAGCTTATCTTTGAAAAGGATTTCTTGCTAATAAGCCTTACAAATTTAATGCAAAAGATGCTTACAAGTATCGCTTTTTTGGCTATCCCTATCATCTTGGTAAATGAGCTTGGATATGCTCAGGCAGAACTTTGGAAAGTCTATGCTACAAGTACGGTTTTTGGGTTTATAGCGATGGGGCTTGGAGGATTTTTGGGTGATGGCAAGGGACTTAGTAAGGCTATCTTGCTAGTTGGTGTAGTGCTTTTTGTGGCTGCATACTCGCTCTTTGCTGCTTCAAATTCGGTATTTATCTTTGTGGTTGGTGTTGTTGTATTTTTTGTTGGATTTAATCTACATGAGCCCATTATGCAAAGCTGTGCGACAAAATTTGTAAAAGCAAAACAAAAGGGTGCGGCTCTTGGCGTCTTTAACGCATTTGGCTACTTTGGTAGCTTTATAGGCGGGGTTTTTGGTGGTTACATACTTCATACTAAAAGTATGTTTGAGCTAGCTGTTATATGTGTTGTTTTGTGCGTTATATGGCTCTTTGGTCTTGCTAGATTAAAAGATCCAAGAGTGTTTAAAAATTTGTATTTTGAAAATGATATAGATCTAAGTGCACTTGATGGCATTAGGGGTATTTTTGATAGGACGCAAAATGCAAAGGGTGCAGTCGTGAAATTTGACTCAACCCTTATAAGTGAAGATAAGATAAAGGAAATTTTAAAGAGCTAA